The Desulfovibrio porci DNA segment GTGGTCAACTCCAATTATGACGACTACTTCACCGCTGAGACCGGCACGCTGCAGAGCGCCGACGACCTTGTGGTGCTTGGTCCCAATGCCGGACGGATGGACATCATCGAATTGCGCGGCAATTTCGGCAACGACACGGTGGTGGGCTTCAGGAGCGGCGAGGACATGATCAACCTGGCCGCGTATCTGGATTCCACAAAGCCGCTCAATGCCGGCGCCCCGGCCGGGCTCGTGAACAACTCCGCCATCGTGGCGACGCTCACCGGGCCCAAGGCCGAATCCGGCATCTATACCCAGGCCGAGGTCGATGCTCTGGTGAAAGACGGCAGCCTCAGCCTGACCGGCGCCAATGGCGACAAGGCCGTGGCTTTCCTGCAGGCCGTCAACAGCGAAGGGCAGAACGTCTATACCATCGTTCAGATGAGCACGGACGGCACCACTGACAAGGGCACGGTCATGGGCTCCATGACGCTTGACAGCGTGAACGGCGTGAAGACCTCCATTGCGAACACCGACTTCAGGCTCGACAGCGTCATCCGTGATTCCGTCACCGGCAAGACCTATGGCCCGGCGGACTACACCACCGGCACCCTTGACGGCACCTTCTTTGCGGATACCTTCAATGACGTGAACAGCACCACGCTGGGCACTGTCACGACTATTGACGGCAAGGAGGGCGACGACACGTTCAACATTACCGGCGACCTCGGTGCTGCCAACTCGCTGGAGGGCGGCGAAGGGAACGACGTGTTCAATGTCAAGTCCACCGTGACCATCGCCGGCGGAACCATTGACGGCGGCGCGGGCATTGACACGCTGACCGTCGACAAGGTGTTGACGAATAATGTTACTCTGACCGCTCTGAACAATGTGGAAAAAGCCACGTTTGACAATACCGGCACCGTGACTATCAACGCCATGGCGACCTCCGACAATGCCAGCACCCTGACAGCCGGTAGCACGGTCACCGCCCTGAGCGTTAACGGCTTGAAAGCGGATGTTGCCACGACCATTGACGGCTCCCAGATAACGGGCAATGTTACTGTGGATGCCTCGACCTCCACCGCGGCCGTGACGCTGAAGGGCGGCAACGGCACTGCCTCCCTCACCGGCGGCGCTGGCAATGACACCATCATCACCACCGGCGCTGACACAAGCACCATCACGGGCGGCAAGGGGGATGATACCATCCAGCTGGGCTCCACCGGCAAGGATACGGTCAAGTTCGCTGCCAATCTGGCCGACAACGGCCATGACACCATCACCGGCTTTGAAGCCGGCGCCGGCAAGGATGTTTTGGAT contains these protein-coding regions:
- a CDS encoding autotransporter outer membrane beta-barrel domain-containing protein, encoding MAAPVWFDPKVYFNNKLAWLEGYNDLTLTAAFTGAGYGVDADGLYRHFQDFGNAENVSPSAYFDAGYYMQAKAATYFGKAVNTVTGAEVSFVQETFRQAGLSAWDHYLRYGMAEGVDPSASFDTSAYMDAKLAQMQKTDPSYTMDMLVQAFRDAGLNPVMHYLSYGRGEGLTIQDAQHGAVTRALTTGIDNLVVNSNYDDYFTAETGTLQSADDLVVLGPNAGRMDIIELRGNFGNDTVVGFRSGEDMINLAAYLDSTKPLNAGAPAGLVNNSAIVATLTGPKAESGIYTQAEVDALVKDGSLSLTGANGDKAVAFLQAVNSEGQNVYTIVQMSTDGTTDKGTVMGSMTLDSVNGVKTSIANTDFRLDSVIRDSVTGKTYGPADYTTGTLDGTFFADTFNDVNSTTLGTVTTIDGKEGDDTFNITGDLGAANSLEGGEGNDVFNVKSTVTIAGGTIDGGAGIDTLTVDKVLTNNVTLTALNNVEKATFDNTGTVTINAMATSDNASTLTAGSTVTALSVNGLKADVATTIDGSQITGNVTVDASTSTAAVTLKGGNGTASLTGGAGNDTIITTGADTSTITGGKGDDTIQLGSTGKDTVKFAANLADNGHDTITGFEAGAGKDVLDISTFTTKVNMATKVDGSANDLDIGNAGTNNIGVLYNVAGGVLTADKVVTSGTAANGEVIIDAGKKAVVMVTADSAGAAATYNMYYVTGDATSPTVELVGTVTTDAAFDAGNFA